The Salmo salar chromosome ssa06, Ssal_v3.1, whole genome shotgun sequence sequence GTAAGATCCCGCGTGGGAACCTCTAGAGGCATAGCAATAGACTTCATTCACACTCATATacatctctctgtttttctctttcttcccccaccaactctctctctgtttttctctttcttcccccaccaactctctctctgtttttctctttctccccccaccaactctctttctctctctctgtttttctctttcttcccccaccaactctctctctgtttttctctttctccccccaccaactctctttctctctctctgtttttctctttctcccctcaccaactctctctagctctctctctctgtttttctttttctccccccaccaactctctttctctctctctgttttactctttcttcccccaccaactctctctctctgtttttctctttctcccccaccaactctctctagctctctctctctctgtttttctttctccccccaccaactctctctctgtttttctctttcttccccaccaactctctctctctctgtttttctctttctccccccaccaactctgtctagctctctctctgtttttctttctcccccaccaactctctctagctctctctctgtttttctttctcccccaccaactctctctatctctctccctgttcttctctttctccccccaccaactctctctctctgtttttctctttctcccccaccaacgctctctctctctttctttctctctctctctctgtttttctctttctccccccaccaactctctccctctctctctgtttttctcattCTCCCCCAccaactatctctctctttctctctctttctcactctccatctgtttttctctttctcccccaccaactctctgtctctctctctttctctttctcctcccaccaactctctctctctctctctctctttctctctctctctctctcacccctatcTTAAGCCCTAGATATTCATTTAACATGTAATATTGGTGCCATATATATTCAGATTTGGCAGAACCGTTAGTATATGTCAAAAAGGAGGCTTCAACTATTGAAAACCAAGAGATCATCATCAGATATCCAGCAAAACAGTATCACTACGAGCCCCCACTCATTCTCCTACCAACCAGCTCTGAATCATTTATGCTTCTCTGTTAAATGCGCTGGTGTTTTCACAACATTATCTCTCCTGATAGCGCTGAGCATGACTTCCTGTTTATTTGTGAAAAAATTGCACTAGTTTGTTTGGTCGTCTAATTTATACAATATTAGATGAAACGGAATGAGATATGAGAAAATCAATGGATTAATTCAGTTAACAGGCATTCCACACATATTGTAAACCCTGCCTACTGCGCTAGTGTCTCCCATGGAATTTTTACTGCTTACTGGCATGTTCTGATGAATTATTCACAGATGGTTGGCTATATACTGAACATAGTGTCTCTGAAGCATAtaggacatacagtaccagtcaaaagtggacacacctactcatcccagggtttttctttattttgactattttctacattgtagaataatagtgaggacatcaaaataatgaaataatacatatggaatcatgtagtaaccaaaaaagtgttaaacaaatcaaaatatatttgatatttgcgattcttcaaggtagccaccctttcccttgatgacagctttgcacacatgtAATAAGGATTGTGAAATGATAGTGTCATATTgaacatacatttatttattcTATTGTGGCTTCCCCAGCTGTGAAAGCAATActaactttgctgatagctacttacATGACACTTTGAAATGTTCTGGAGAGATGAAATGGTTTCTTTATTTCGTGGCCTGAACCTTTCTTTAATAAAATTAAACTTCTTGTTTTGCACCCAATTCTGTGTTGCTGACCACTAGCCTGATGTAAATCCACTGACACCGCTTAGAATTGGGATGCCAGTTGTTGCATTCATCAAACAACTTTATTAAAATGACTGTTGACGTCTTGCTGTAGGCTATTGCCTTTTTGACTACGATCTAATCTAATAATGATGTAGGTGACGTCCACATCCCTCCTACACCTCTTCCAGTTCACTCCTGATATATGGTGTGCCTCCCTCTACTTCTCAGACTACAAGAGTCCAGCTACCGCAGCAGAACCCACACAACCGCTCCTACACACACGGATGGAGAACGGGAGCTGGCTTGGCGGTGATGTGTTTAGACTTTTTGCTTTATTTATCAGCTCTTTCTTAGGTCATTTCTACGGGGAGATAATCTAAGTCTTCCATGATGAAACTTGTGTTTGTTTTTGCTGTGGTTGCGTATTTCTTTGCAGGTAAGCTATTGGTAAATTCAAtgtgtttcattgtgtgtgtactgtagcgcGTTTCAGCACCACGGAGAGCGACACtgcttgagagagagagttgcACGCAGTAGTCAGTCATGCATTGTGTGGAGCATTTTCTCTGTTAATCTTCTTGAGTAATGTTTTTATAATTGCTCATCAATATCACATATTTATTTTGCAAAACTAAATGGAATGTAATATATAGTTATGGAGAAGTGTTTTTCAGCACAGAACCACATTCTGACCCATTTTCTCACGAATTTTCAGAAAATCTATCACTTCCCGTTGGAAAAGAACGACAGCGAGAGGATGTGGTACGCGAACTGTTTTCCGTCTCTTGTTGCATAACTCAGATTAAAAAGAAATAGCATTATTATATAACTGAAATTGCACTGTATGCTTTAATGAGAGAGTCGTGACAGGTTGCTTGTTACTGTTTTCCAGGTAACCCGGTGCTTGGTTGAGGTCCTGTCCAAGGCGTTGACCAAACCTGACTCTCACCCTCTGGATCAGGAATGCAAAGATATTCTCAAAGCAGGCAAGTAGTCTTTACATGACTAATTGTTGTATTTCAAAGGCAGCATATAGGAAGGATTTTGAAAAGATAGCATTATATCATTTCATAAACGGTGAAAGCAATATGAtgtcagtgtttgtttacaagacTGGGGTTAATGAACCTTGCACTTGCCTTTCATAAACTAACACGTGCACTTGACTCACCCATCCCCCGCCCCTCCACCAGCACTGACTTTGCCGATAGCTACTTTTTCGAGTAAAAATGTGGTTGTCCCAACTAGCTATTTTAATATTAATgtactaactgtaagttgcttgcataagagcatctgctaaatgaataaaatgtaaaatgttggtctgCCATGATGCTACCAATAAATCACTTTTGCCTGTCTTTCTCTGTAATGTCAATGGAaatgaaggaaaggagatgagcagatgaagccactttagactattgagatgcagccccgtGTTGACTGGAGGCAGAGATAAAATGAGTACAACCAGAGATACCAGTACTGTATATAATGAGGAGATGGtcttgtctccgccctaacaatgggagtcattgACGGGAGTGGACCCTCTCGCTTGACAGTAATATTACACAGGGTTACTGCTGTAGGTCATAGGACTCAGTGGGACTTCGGCTCGGTGGGGCTTTAGGCAACCAGCTGAGGAGATATGAATAGAGAAACCTAAATTAGCATTTGCTTCTGTATTGATGGAAATTCTACTTAGCTGAATTTAAATATGCTACTGTGGGAGACAGATAATGCCTGGGCTTTTTCCATATATTGTTGAGAACCATTTTACAATGGTCACCAAAATGAACTAATCAAGGGTCTATGAGTagctgattagttgaatcaggtgtcagTGCAGTGCTGGAAAAAAGTGCCAGTGCCTCCGAGTAGCTCTTCTGTCTCTGTAATGTTTGAATTGAGGGGGAACTTGCAGAGTGGGGCTTGAGTTGGACAACATGAGACAAGGATAAAGTAGTAGACACTGATATTGTCAACACACTATTGAATGCCCTTTGAGAGTCTCTTCTTCCACCCCCTCTACAGGTGCCCAACATGCTGCTCCTGTGGAGAAGAAAAGTGATGAGGTGCTGACCCATGAAGAGGAGGGCAAAGAACATGAACCTAAGCCTGAGGCACCAGGCGCCGACGTGAAAGACATCGAGGCCCTCCTGAAGTctgtggaggagaagagagagacaccggAGGACGAAGATCGCAGCCAGGAGTCATGGGACCTCAACTACGAGAAAGAGAAAAGGATTTGGAAACCAACGCATAGGTATCATCATGAGAAACCCAATCACAAACGTGATGAGGAGGTTTCTGAAGAAGTGAGAGAAGAGCCAGACGAAGAACATAGTCAGGAATCCTGGAGCCTGGGCGATGAGAAGGAGAAGAGATATAGGCCTACCTATCGGTACACCCCCAAAAAACACCCCAAACGAGATGAAGAGGGtttagaagaagagagagaagagccagAAGAGGAACGTAGTCAGGAATCCTGGAGCCTGGGCGATGAGAAGGAGAAGAGGTATAGGCCTACCTATCGGTACACCCCAAAGAAACACCACAAACGAGACGAAGAGAgtttagaggaagagagagaagagccagAAGAGGAACGTAGTCAGGAATCCTGGAGCCTGGGCGATGAGAAGGAGAAGAGGTATAGGCCTACCTATCGGTACACCCCAAAGAAACACCACAAACGAGACGAAGAGGgtttagaggaagagagagaagagccagAAGAGGAACGTAGTCAGGAATCCTGGAGCCTGGGCGATGAGAAGGAGAAGAGATATAGGCCTACCTATCGGTACACCCCAAAGAAACACCACAAACGAGATGAAGAGGgtttagaggaagagagagaagagccagAAGAGGAACGTAGTCAGGAATCCTGGAGCCTGggcgaggagaaggagaagagatatAGGCCTACCTATCGGTACAGCCCCAAAAAACACCCCAAACGAGACGAAGAGAgtttagaggaagagagagaagagccagAAGAGGAACGTAGTCAGGAATCCTGGAGCCTGGGCGATGAGAAGGAGAAGAGATATAGGCCTACCTATCGGTACACCCCAAAGAAACACCACAAACGAGATGAAGAAGACGAAGAGCGCAGCCAAGAGTCCTGGAGTCTGGGCgatgagaaagaaaagagagaggaggatgatgaggaaAGAAAGAAGAGGATTTGGAAACCCACCCATCGGTACCACCACAAGAAGCACCACAAACGCAGTGAAGATCcttcagaggaagaggaggaggaggagaaagagaagagaattTGGAAACCCACACACAGATATCACCACAAGAAACACCACAAACGAGGTGCTGACTCATCGGACGAGGAATCAGAGGAAAAGAGATCAGTTGagtcagaggaagaggaggaagaggatagagagaagagaatcTGGAAGCCCACACACAGATACCACCACAAAAAACACCACAAACGTGATGAGGAGCTTtcagaagaagggagagaggagccaGATGAAGAACGCAGCCAAGAGTCCTGGAGTCTGGGTgatggaaaggagaagagagaggaggatgaggatgagagagagaagaggatttGGAAACCAACTCACAGGTACCACCACAAGAAGCATCACAAACGAAATGGGgattcctcagaggaggaagacgAGGAACGAAGGAGCGATTCGGACGAACATGAGGAGGAGAAGATGGATGGCGACGCCGAGGaggctgagagacagagggataggcAGGAGGCtctgaggtgtgtatctatatatTCATCTTTTTTCCAGGCTATAAATCTTCAACCATAACAATTTTTACCAAAGGACATTTTAGACACATGCTTTTGAGAccaaggactaggcttaatctgtgtccgggaaaccggcACTGAGTATAGGTTGTGCTGGTGTTTGTGTGACAGGTACCTGGCAGAGAAGAGTCGTCTCCTGGGGGAGGGCGAGGTGTATGAGAAACGTTCTCCCTGGGCTTACAGAGGATACTACCACCCCGCCTGGTGGAAGAGAAGcatagacccacacacaccattgCATAAGGTTTCTATGTACAACCTATTATAACCTACATGTTtagactggactactgctgtATTAGTTTGTATAGTTTGAGCTATTTTAATCATTTTTTTCAATCACTTTTATTGTTCTTTAATCGTTTATATATTAAGGTCCCACTTTATATGATGTTCAGtccataaaggcttcataaagccttcacAATGCCTTTATAAGCGCTACATAAATGTGTTACACAGCATCTATAACTGTATGTCATGGTTTATAAAGGGTTAATAcatgtggcataactgtgtgacaatcaccaatgtcaaatgtgatattaaCATGTGCTTTATAAAGTGTTAATACAcgtggcataactgtgtgacataatcaccaatgtcaaatgtgatattaaCATGTGCTTTATAACGGGTTAATAcatgtggcataactgtgtggCATAATCACcgatgtcaaatgtgatattaacatgtgctttataaagggtgacatgtGCTGAAGGAAGTCATGTTTGTCACGTTACATCTAATCTCCTTCCAAGACTCTGTCCAAATCCACGGAAGATCTAGTGGACCAACACATAAACCTTCATTAGGGAAAGAGGGTGGGCCATCCTAGAAATGTTTTAGAGTAATATAACATttacaatttagcagacgcttttatccaaagcgacttagtcatacGTGCATACATTTGTATGTATGGGTTTTCCCGGTAATCGAACCcgctatcctggcgttgcaatgctctaccaagatggttataaatgctttgtgaagcctcaatttaatatgatttataaagcctttattaAGCGATGCTTATGGCACCTTTTATAAAGCACAGGTTTATGTCATATTTGACATTGgtggttatgtcacacagttatgccacatttatgaacccttaaTAGAGTATGACATAGTTATAGATGATTGATTTGTGGCACATGTATGTAGTGTTCatgaaggctttatgaaggctttatgaaaCCTTTATAAGCTGCACGTCATTTAAAGCGGGATCTATATTAATCTATCATTATGCTTATCAATTGTTTCCAATTTGATTTTAATTAGTACAGAAATGTTTTAATACACTAAAGTGTGATGTGATTTGATTGGCTAAGATGGAGGAACTGGCGAAGTTGCTGACCTATAAGAATCACCAGCTGGCCAGCCAATCAGAGCCGGCGGACGAGGAAAAGAAGAGGAGCGTATCTCTAACCCCAGAGGAGGTAACATTTGAACATCACAAATAACCTTTATGAAACATGACACAGAACAATTCAATGGTGAATTACTATATCATCAGCTTCCTCTTCAACTTCTCAGAAAATATATCTTGAAAGATAACATATCACAAGGTTTTGGATGTTTCATGCTCTTAGACAGACACCACAATCCTGCTTTATATTGAAGTAAGAAAACCTTTTTCAAGCCATGAAAATTATGAACCAGTCCAATATTGGATGTTGCCCTCTCTGTAGTCTGCAGGGAAGAGACTCTACCCTCTCTGTAGTCTGCAGGGAAGAGACTCTACCCTCTCTGTAGTCTGCAGGGAAGAGACTCTACCCTCTCTGTAGTCTGCAGGGAAGAGACTCTACCCTCTCTGTAGTCTGCAGGGAAGAGACTCTACCCTCTCTGTAGTCTGCAGGGAAGAGACTCTACCCTCTCTGTAGTCTGCAGGGAAGAGACTCTACCCTCTCTGTAGTCTGCAGGGAAGAGACTCTACCCTCTCTGTAGTCTGCAGGGAAGAGACTCTACCCTCTCTGTAGTCTGCAGGGAAGAGACTCTACCCTCTCTGTAGTCTGCAGGGAAGAGACTCTACCCTCTCTGTAGTCTGCAGGGAAGAGACTCTACCCTCTCTGTAGTCTGCAGGGAAGAGACTCTACCCTCTCTGTAGTCTGCAGGGAAGAGACTCTACCCTCTCTGTAGTCTGCAGGGAAGAGACTCTACCCTCTCTGTAGTCTGCAGGGAAGAGACTCTACCCTCTCTGTAGTCTGCAGGGAAGAGACTCTACCCTCTCTGTAGTCTGCAGGGAAGAGACTCTACCCTCTCTGTAGTCTGCAGGGAAGAGACTCTACCCTCTCTGTAGTCTGCTGTGGGAAGAGACTCTACCCTCTCTGTAGTCTGCAGGGAAGAGACTCTACCCTCTCTGTAGTCTGCAGGGAAGAGACTCTACCCTCTCTGTAGTCTGCAGGGAAGAGACTCTACCCTCTCTGTAGTCTGCAGGGAAGAGACTCTACCCTCTCTGTAGTCTGCAGGGAAGAGACTCTACCCTCTCTGTAGTCTGCTGTGGGAAGAGACTCTACCCTCTCTGTTACATAACCATGCAGAAGCCAtatgtttatctctaggagacctGGCTCGGGTTGAGGCTTCACAACTCAAAATGAGCCTTGATATTCTAGAATGGAAACAGCCTGTGTGTGAATGAGCGCAGGTACAAATGCCTACAGAGAAAGGCCCTCTTTGACTCCAGGCATGTCTTCCTAGATAGTGATGGTGGCTCACTAAGCAAATTAATAATGTAATGAATATATTATTCTGCAACTCATTGTTCTTTGGCACTGACAGTCTTCACAGTGATGAGAGATAGTAGGCTAAACAAGAGATGTGTCCCTGAAAGAAATGGTATCCTCTGCACTGTGGGATTCATCTGAAAGCAATAAAATCACAAGTTTAGTGAATGTGCTTCTAGCTGCAGAGAAAAAGGCTGttctttttcctctctccctcgcaTGGTTTTCATGGCTGCAGCAGCAATTGCACCAAAACCTAAGTTATTACATCCCCTCACAACCCACCCCTGTTAGAGCTGATAGTGGCTGGCCCGGGTATAAACTCTCATCATACCACTTGCTCTGGAGCCAGGAAATGCAACGGGGAGGGGGGAGCATGGATGACTCTAGGGTATTATTTTTCATCCTGACAGTCTTCAGACTACACTGCAGCAGCATCCCCTACAATGGGACTCCGGTAGTGGGAATATCTACACTATTGACTGTATTAAGATCCAGGGAAAGCAGTGGCTAATTAAGGGGGGAAGTCAGATTCCAGGAGCAAGGGGTTTAATTGAAGGGCTTGCACTTTTACAGAATAAATGCCTATGTGTTCTTTCTTCCTTGGATGGAGGCCAAAATTAagctacactaaacaaaaatagaaatgcaacatttaactatttcaaagattttactgagttacaattcatataacggaatcagtcaattgaaataaataaatgtgtcCCTCATCTATGGATTtagatgactgggaatacagatatgcatctgttggtcacagagaccttaaaaaaaggtagctgtggatcagaaaaccagtcagtatctggtgggaccaccatttgcctcatgcagcgcgacacatctcctttgcatagaattGATCAGTCTGTTGATTGTGGTGCGTGGAatcttgtcccactcctcttcaatggctgtgtgaagttgctggatattggcgggaactggaacacgccgtCGTACaggttgatccagagcatcccaaacatgctccacgagtgacatgtctggtgag is a genomic window containing:
- the chgb gene encoding secretogranin-1, giving the protein MMKLVFVFAVVAYFFAENLSLPVGKERQREDVVTRCLVEVLSKALTKPDSHPLDQECKDILKAGAQHAAPVEKKSDEVLTHEEEGKEHEPKPEAPGADVKDIEALLKSVEEKRETPEDEDRSQESWDLNYEKEKRIWKPTHRYHHEKPNHKRDEEVSEEVREEPDEEHSQESWSLGDEKEKRYRPTYRYTPKKHPKRDEEGLEEEREEPEEERSQESWSLGDEKEKRYRPTYRYTPKKHHKRDEESLEEEREEPEEERSQESWSLGDEKEKRYRPTYRYTPKKHHKRDEEGLEEEREEPEEERSQESWSLGDEKEKRYRPTYRYTPKKHHKRDEEGLEEEREEPEEERSQESWSLGEEKEKRYRPTYRYSPKKHPKRDEESLEEEREEPEEERSQESWSLGDEKEKRYRPTYRYTPKKHHKRDEEDEERSQESWSLGDEKEKREEDDEERKKRIWKPTHRYHHKKHHKRSEDPSEEEEEEEKEKRIWKPTHRYHHKKHHKRGADSSDEESEEKRSVESEEEEEEDREKRIWKPTHRYHHKKHHKRDEELSEEGREEPDEERSQESWSLGDGKEKREEDEDEREKRIWKPTHRYHHKKHHKRNGDSSEEEDEERRSDSDEHEEEKMDGDAEEAERQRDRQEALRYLAEKSRLLGEGEVYEKRSPWAYRGYYHPAWWKRSIDPHTPLHKMEELAKLLTYKNHQLASQSEPADEEKKRSVSLTPEEEKELENIAAMDMELQKISQKMHENRSD